In Prosthecochloris sp. GSB1, the following proteins share a genomic window:
- a CDS encoding bifunctional nuclease family protein, giving the protein MDKLQVDILGLSTSPHTNGAYALILYEVDGKRKLPIIIGGFEAQAIALKLENIKPPRPFTHDLFKTVADTFSLRVNEVLIDELHNETFYAKVICEMNGEAHEIDARPSDAIAIAVRFGAPIFVSEEIMNEAGIREEQQEEASEAAPGEEVAEPGVETGSVGASLADLQRMLEEAIGREDYEEAARLRDEIGRLKGSS; this is encoded by the coding sequence ATGGACAAACTTCAGGTTGATATACTCGGACTGTCGACCAGTCCACACACGAACGGGGCTTATGCGCTGATCCTCTACGAGGTCGACGGCAAGCGCAAACTGCCTATTATCATCGGCGGTTTCGAGGCGCAGGCGATAGCGTTGAAACTGGAAAACATAAAGCCACCAAGGCCGTTCACCCACGATCTTTTCAAGACCGTCGCCGATACCTTCAGCCTGAGGGTCAACGAAGTGCTTATCGACGAATTGCATAACGAAACGTTTTATGCCAAGGTCATTTGTGAAATGAACGGAGAGGCGCACGAGATAGACGCCCGCCCGAGCGATGCCATCGCCATTGCCGTGCGTTTCGGCGCCCCGATTTTCGTTTCAGAGGAGATCATGAACGAAGCGGGGATCAGGGAGGAGCAGCAGGAGGAAGCGTCCGAAGCCGCCCCGGGCGAAGAGGTCGCCGAGCCGGGAGTCGAGACGGGCTCGGTGGGAGCTTCTCTTGCCGACCTGCAGCGGATGCTGGAAGAGGCGATCGGCCGCGAAGACTACGAAGAGGCCGCCCGGCTTCGTGACGAGATCGGGCGTCTCAAGGGAAGCTCGTGA
- a CDS encoding outer membrane protein — MMKKAISLLAVFLVAAMFSASSFAAEKYVSGNIGISWFNDVTLSPTYEFEGEDFSQSFNTGSGITLLGALGCDYGDYRLEAELGYQQNDVESLTISGEEGPFDDDEFSLDMEGDISIVSLLGNAYYDIDLGGVELSLTAGVGVAQVNFDDIEYADDDDLPFIGDGVLNEHETTLAYQLGAGLGIPVSDGIMLDARYRYFATTDFTIGEANGNIESHSALLGLRVGL; from the coding sequence ATGATGAAAAAAGCAATTTCTCTTCTCGCGGTATTCCTGGTGGCCGCCATGTTTTCCGCAAGCAGTTTCGCAGCCGAAAAATATGTCAGCGGCAACATCGGCATTTCCTGGTTCAACGACGTGACGCTGTCGCCGACCTACGAATTTGAAGGCGAGGATTTCTCCCAATCGTTCAACACCGGTTCCGGCATCACCCTGCTCGGAGCGCTCGGCTGCGACTATGGAGACTACAGGCTGGAAGCAGAGCTCGGCTACCAGCAGAACGACGTCGAAAGCCTGACGATCAGCGGTGAAGAAGGCCCCTTCGACGATGACGAATTCTCCCTTGACATGGAGGGCGACATCTCGATCGTCTCGCTGCTCGGCAACGCCTATTATGACATCGATCTGGGCGGCGTTGAACTTTCGCTGACCGCTGGTGTCGGCGTGGCGCAGGTCAATTTCGACGATATCGAGTATGCAGACGACGACGATCTGCCGTTCATTGGCGATGGCGTCTTGAACGAGCATGAAACCACGCTGGCCTACCAGCTCGGCGCCGGCCTCGGCATTCCCGTCAGCGACGGCATCATGCTCGACGCTCGCTACCGCTACTTCGCCACCACCGACTTCACTATCGGTGAAGCGAACGGCAATATCGAAAGCCACAGCGCACTGCTCGGTTTGAGAGTCGGCCTCTGA
- a CDS encoding outer membrane protein, producing the protein MKNALSLIGVFLVAVMFSATGFAAEKYVSGNIGISWMNDTSFEPTYTFDGEDIVEEFDYGSGITLLGAFGCDYGDYRAEAELGYQTNDVEAYSSLYNGDTEEEGDLQGDVSVVSLMGNGYYDIDLGGIEFYLTAGVGAAQVSFNDIADADDDDVTYNESEMTLAYQLGAGFGIPVSDGIMLDARYRYFATTDFTLSSIGGFRGGDGNGNIESHSALLGLRVNL; encoded by the coding sequence ATGAAAAACGCACTTTCACTTATCGGGGTATTTCTGGTCGCCGTCATGTTCTCGGCAACCGGTTTCGCCGCCGAAAAATATGTCAGCGGCAACATCGGCATCTCCTGGATGAACGACACCTCGTTCGAGCCAACCTATACCTTCGATGGCGAGGACATTGTTGAGGAATTTGACTATGGCTCCGGCATCACCCTGCTCGGCGCCTTCGGTTGCGACTACGGCGACTACAGGGCTGAAGCCGAACTCGGCTACCAGACCAACGACGTCGAAGCCTACAGTTCCCTTTACAATGGCGACACCGAGGAAGAAGGCGATCTCCAGGGCGATGTCTCCGTGGTTTCACTGATGGGTAACGGGTATTACGACATCGACCTCGGCGGTATCGAATTCTACCTGACCGCCGGCGTGGGCGCGGCCCAGGTCAGCTTCAACGACATTGCCGACGCGGACGATGACGATGTCACCTACAACGAGAGCGAAATGACCCTCGCCTACCAGCTCGGCGCCGGCTTCGGCATCCCGGTTTCGGACGGCATCATGCTCGACGCCCGCTACCGCTACTTCGCCACCACCGATTTCACGCTTTCCTCTATCGGTGGATTCAGAGGCGGTGATGGAAACGGCAACATCGAAAGCCACAGCGCGCTGCTCGGTCTCAGGGTGAACCTCTGA
- a CDS encoding outer membrane protein: MKKALSLLAVFLVAATWSSTGFSAEKYVSGNIGISWFNDIDLDPLYEFDGEDITQKTEMGSGIALTGAFGCDYGDFRTELELGYQTSDVENMVFIEDGDEYDFDDNGEDISGDVSVTTLMANGYYDIDLGGIELFLTAGVGIAQIDVDDVDYDEENIVYNSSETTLAYQLGAGFGIPVSDGIMLDARYRYFATTDATISGGLLFDEDGNGNIESHSALIGLRVAL, from the coding sequence ATGAAGAAAGCACTTTCACTTCTGGCAGTATTCCTGGTGGCCGCCACTTGGTCATCGACCGGCTTCAGCGCCGAGAAATATGTCAGCGGCAACATCGGTATTTCCTGGTTCAACGACATCGATCTCGATCCCCTCTACGAATTTGACGGAGAAGATATCACCCAGAAAACCGAGATGGGCTCGGGAATCGCCCTGACCGGCGCGTTCGGTTGTGACTACGGCGATTTCAGGACGGAACTCGAGCTCGGCTACCAGACCTCCGATGTCGAAAACATGGTATTCATCGAGGACGGTGATGAATACGACTTCGACGATAACGGCGAAGACATCAGCGGCGACGTGTCGGTCACCACGCTCATGGCCAACGGTTACTACGATATCGACCTTGGCGGTATCGAACTCTTCCTGACCGCCGGTGTGGGCATCGCGCAGATCGATGTCGACGATGTCGATTACGATGAGGAAAACATCGTCTACAATTCCAGCGAGACCACGCTCGCCTACCAGCTCGGCGCCGGCTTCGGCATCCCGGTTTCGGACGGCATCATGCTCGACGCCCGCTACCGTTACTTTGCCACCACTGACGCCACCATCTCAGGCGGCCTTCTCTTTGACGAGGACGGCAACGGCAACATCGAAAGCCACAGCGCGCTCATCGGCCTCCGCGTAGCTCTCTAG
- the bamA gene encoding outer membrane protein assembly factor BamA produces MKHSSSLQLRLYAFFMLAAAVLVPVFPSAAPAAGPESEAARYTVADISFSGLSTIGENELLENLPLKKGERITIPGPEIPRAIEYLWKQKKFSDIDVRQQVSGKTVALRFSVVELPLLDRLEFQGNEKIKDRDLKTASGLLVGRPLDEQSLLTAAKNIRGSYEKKGYLRTEITYDVRDLGKNRVAAVFTIDEKTKVVIEKIRFHGNSAFKDGKLRDAFKETSQNAWWKKIFGEPKLDREKYEEDKKLLVDFYRENGYRDMKILKDSVSYTENRKGLDIDIFIEEGPVYYIRDISWNGNTKDFAPTSTLDAVFGFSKGDRYNAKKIQEKLNFSRDNKDVSSLYLDRGYLSFRASLNEKVVPPDSVDLEITLREGEQFRLGKINISGNTKTKDHVIRRELRTVPGEMFSRKDVVRSVREISMLNYFAPEEIRPDIQPDDANRTVDITYNVTEKQTDTFNASVGYSGSVGFTGALGVTFNNFSLRDMFNGEAWDPLPHGDGQKLSFQWQFGDEDYRTLSLSFTEPWAFGTPTAVGFSVFRTQRNYSDDDDDDNLLKQTGATLSVGRRLTWPDDYFSINWKLKYLHSEGRLLSFVDAVNQPDEADEISITQTITRNSIDNPIYPRRGSKNWISAQLAGGPLPGSVDFYKFMGSSSWYLPIGGDFVLNLSTQHGYLDTFSDDDYIPYTDSFYMGGSGLSSLSTIPLRGYDDRALGTLNKDTDLYTGRVFSKFTTELRYPLTLSPTASIYALAFFEAGDLWQSTDDIDYGNLKKSAGVGLRLYLPIIGLVGLDYGYGFDTVASNPDEDNQGWKFIFSFGQFAD; encoded by the coding sequence ATGAAACACTCTTCTTCCCTACAGCTCCGTCTTTACGCTTTTTTCATGCTTGCGGCCGCCGTGCTTGTCCCTGTTTTTCCGTCGGCGGCGCCGGCCGCGGGACCGGAATCCGAAGCGGCCCGTTACACCGTAGCGGACATATCGTTCAGCGGACTCTCGACGATCGGCGAAAACGAACTGCTCGAAAACCTGCCGCTGAAAAAAGGTGAACGCATCACCATTCCGGGGCCGGAAATACCCCGGGCCATAGAATATCTCTGGAAACAGAAAAAATTCAGCGACATCGATGTACGGCAGCAGGTTTCCGGTAAAACCGTCGCCTTGCGCTTTTCCGTGGTGGAATTGCCCCTGCTCGACCGGCTGGAGTTCCAGGGTAACGAAAAAATCAAGGACCGTGACCTGAAAACCGCTTCGGGCCTGCTTGTGGGCAGACCGCTCGACGAACAGAGCCTGCTGACAGCGGCAAAAAACATTCGGGGCTCATACGAGAAAAAAGGCTATCTGCGCACGGAAATCACTTACGACGTCAGGGATCTCGGCAAGAACAGGGTGGCGGCGGTCTTTACCATCGACGAAAAAACGAAGGTCGTCATCGAAAAGATCAGGTTCCACGGAAACTCGGCTTTCAAGGACGGAAAACTCAGGGACGCTTTCAAGGAAACAAGCCAGAACGCCTGGTGGAAGAAAATTTTCGGCGAACCCAAGCTCGATCGTGAAAAGTACGAGGAAGACAAAAAGCTTCTGGTTGACTTTTACCGCGAAAACGGCTACCGCGACATGAAGATCCTGAAGGATTCCGTCTCGTACACCGAAAACCGCAAAGGCCTCGATATCGACATCTTCATCGAGGAAGGGCCAGTGTATTACATCCGCGACATTTCCTGGAACGGAAACACCAAGGATTTCGCCCCGACCAGCACGCTCGACGCAGTCTTCGGCTTCAGCAAGGGTGACCGGTACAACGCGAAAAAAATCCAGGAAAAGCTCAACTTCTCGAGAGACAACAAGGATGTAAGCTCGCTCTATCTCGACAGGGGCTACCTCTCTTTCAGGGCGTCGCTGAATGAAAAGGTCGTCCCTCCTGATTCGGTCGACCTCGAGATCACCCTCAGGGAAGGAGAGCAGTTCAGGCTCGGAAAAATCAACATCAGCGGCAACACCAAGACCAAGGATCATGTGATCCGGCGCGAACTGCGTACCGTTCCCGGAGAGATGTTCAGCCGCAAGGATGTCGTTCGCAGCGTCAGGGAAATCTCGATGCTGAACTATTTCGCTCCCGAGGAAATCAGACCGGACATTCAGCCTGACGACGCGAACCGCACGGTCGACATCACCTATAACGTCACGGAGAAACAGACCGACACCTTCAACGCATCGGTGGGCTACAGCGGCAGCGTGGGCTTCACCGGCGCACTCGGCGTCACGTTCAACAACTTCTCGCTGCGTGACATGTTCAACGGCGAGGCCTGGGATCCCCTTCCTCACGGCGACGGCCAGAAACTCTCCTTCCAGTGGCAGTTCGGAGACGAGGATTACCGGACCCTGTCCCTTTCGTTTACAGAACCCTGGGCATTCGGCACGCCGACAGCAGTCGGTTTCTCGGTATTCAGGACGCAGAGAAACTACAGCGATGACGACGATGACGACAACCTGCTGAAACAGACCGGCGCGACGCTCAGCGTCGGCCGCAGGCTGACCTGGCCCGACGACTACTTCTCGATCAACTGGAAGCTCAAGTACCTGCACAGCGAGGGCCGGCTGCTCAGCTTTGTCGATGCCGTGAACCAGCCGGACGAGGCTGATGAAATCTCCATCACCCAGACCATCACCAGAAACAGCATTGACAACCCCATCTATCCGAGACGGGGCAGCAAGAACTGGATTTCCGCGCAGCTCGCAGGCGGACCGCTTCCCGGCAGCGTGGATTTCTACAAGTTCATGGGCAGTTCGAGCTGGTATCTGCCGATCGGTGGCGATTTCGTCCTGAACCTCTCCACCCAGCACGGTTACCTTGACACGTTCAGCGACGACGATTACATCCCGTACACGGACTCGTTCTACATGGGCGGCAGCGGTCTCTCTTCGCTCTCGACCATCCCGCTGCGGGGCTACGACGACCGGGCGCTCGGCACGCTCAACAAGGATACCGACCTTTACACCGGCAGGGTATTTTCGAAATTCACGACCGAGCTCCGTTACCCGCTCACGCTCTCCCCGACGGCAAGCATCTACGCCCTGGCCTTTTTCGAGGCGGGCGATCTCTGGCAGTCGACGGACGATATCGACTACGGGAACCTGAAAAAATCCGCCGGCGTCGGCCTGAGGCTCTACCTGCCGATCATCGGTCTCGTTGGCCTCGACTACGGTTACGGCTTCGACACGGTCGCCAGCAATCCGGACGAAGACAATCAGGGCTGGAAATTCATTTTCAGCTTCGGCCAGTTCGCCGACTGA
- a CDS encoding isoprenyl transferase: MDFSPAFTSHWFKSPIDPQDEKTRQELKLECELPAHIAIIMDGNGRWARQRGKTRIEGHVAGVDAVRDVVEACVQLGVNHLTLFTFSTENWKRPEKEISALMQLLIRVLRKEAQELHAHNVRLNVLGNLEQLPAKVSGTLRKTMELTQNNTGLVLSIALSYSGKWDILQACRKMAEEIAGGRLSVDGINEELLESKLSTRGIPDPELLIRTSGEFRISNFLLWQSAYSEIYFTNTYWPDFRRGQLYDAIRDFQQRERRFGLTSEQLQDKTLQRRV, from the coding sequence ATGGATTTTTCACCCGCCTTTACATCTCACTGGTTCAAGTCCCCGATAGATCCCCAGGACGAAAAAACCCGTCAGGAACTGAAACTCGAGTGTGAGCTCCCCGCGCATATCGCCATTATCATGGACGGCAACGGACGCTGGGCGAGACAACGCGGCAAAACCCGTATCGAGGGGCATGTCGCCGGTGTCGATGCCGTACGTGACGTGGTGGAGGCTTGCGTTCAGCTCGGCGTGAACCACCTGACGCTCTTCACGTTTTCCACGGAAAACTGGAAGCGCCCGGAAAAGGAAATCTCGGCCCTGATGCAACTCCTGATACGGGTGTTGCGCAAGGAAGCGCAAGAATTGCATGCGCACAACGTCAGGCTCAACGTCCTCGGCAACCTCGAACAGCTCCCCGCAAAAGTGAGCGGCACCCTTCGAAAGACCATGGAACTCACGCAGAACAACACGGGGCTGGTCCTGAGCATAGCATTGAGTTATAGCGGAAAATGGGATATCTTACAGGCATGCAGAAAAATGGCCGAAGAGATAGCCGGTGGCCGCTTGTCCGTTGACGGCATCAACGAAGAACTCCTCGAGTCGAAGCTGTCCACCAGGGGAATCCCCGATCCCGAACTTCTGATACGCACCAGCGGGGAATTCCGCATAAGCAATTTTCTTCTGTGGCAAAGTGCCTATTCGGAAATATATTTCACCAACACCTACTGGCCTGATTTCCGTCGCGGTCAGCTCTACGACGCCATAAGGGATTTCCAGCAGAGAGAGCGCCGTTTCGGCCTGACGAGCGAACAACTTCAGGATAAAACCTTACAACGCAGGGTATAA
- the gatA gene encoding Asp-tRNA(Asn)/Glu-tRNA(Gln) amidotransferase subunit GatA translates to MRFSSYHDLRRKLLDRETTCEAVVGDYLERIRDNADMNVYISVFSDTALERARELDQKLDAGGQPGRLFGLPMGIKDNIAVEGAPLTCASRILSGYTSVYNATAIDRLLAEDAVFLGKINMDEFAMGSSNENSFFGAVANPHDNTRVPGGSSGGSAAAVAADLAMVALGSDTGGSVRQPAGFCNTVGLKPTYGRISRYGLVAFGSSFDQIGILSRDCDDAALVLGVMAGFDSADATSSHHPVGDYGSEMDAVSVKGLRIGVPGEYFPETLNSEVAAMVTGRLEALRDMGAELHEITLPQSDYAIAAYYILTTAEASSNLARFDGARYGYRSPEAEDLSSMYVNSRTEGFGAEVKRRIMLGTYVLSAGYYDTYYKKAQQVRRVFLDSYKKALAKVDVIAGPTSPYPPFGLGDKTGNPLDMYLADVFTVPASIAGIPALSVPAGFDSSGLPVGLQLAGDFFSEGRLLGVARHIQGTL, encoded by the coding sequence GTGCGATTTTCGTCTTATCATGACCTTCGCCGGAAACTTCTCGATCGGGAGACGACCTGCGAGGCCGTTGTCGGTGATTACCTGGAGCGGATCCGGGACAATGCCGACATGAATGTCTACATCTCGGTTTTCAGCGATACCGCCCTCGAACGGGCAAGGGAACTCGACCAGAAACTCGATGCGGGCGGACAGCCCGGAAGGCTTTTCGGCCTGCCCATGGGAATAAAGGACAATATCGCCGTCGAGGGGGCGCCGCTTACCTGCGCCTCGAGAATTCTGTCCGGTTACACATCGGTTTACAATGCCACGGCTATAGACAGGTTGCTCGCCGAGGATGCCGTGTTTCTCGGCAAGATCAACATGGACGAGTTCGCGATGGGCAGCTCCAACGAGAATTCTTTCTTCGGCGCCGTAGCCAATCCTCATGACAATACGAGAGTTCCGGGAGGCAGTTCGGGCGGTTCGGCCGCCGCGGTCGCGGCCGATTTGGCAATGGTCGCCCTGGGTTCCGATACCGGCGGTTCAGTCCGCCAGCCGGCAGGGTTCTGCAACACTGTCGGACTGAAACCGACGTACGGGAGGATCTCCCGTTACGGTCTTGTCGCTTTCGGCTCCTCTTTCGACCAGATAGGAATTCTTTCGAGGGACTGCGACGATGCGGCGCTCGTGCTCGGTGTCATGGCCGGTTTCGACAGCGCGGATGCGACCTCATCGCATCACCCCGTGGGGGATTACGGTTCGGAAATGGATGCGGTGTCGGTCAAGGGCCTGAGAATAGGGGTCCCCGGAGAATATTTTCCGGAAACGCTCAACAGCGAAGTCGCGGCCATGGTGACAGGGCGTCTCGAAGCGTTGCGCGACATGGGCGCCGAACTGCACGAGATAACGCTGCCGCAAAGCGACTACGCCATCGCGGCATACTATATCCTTACGACGGCCGAAGCCTCCTCAAACCTGGCGCGTTTCGACGGCGCGAGATACGGTTATCGCTCCCCGGAGGCCGAGGACCTGTCCTCGATGTACGTCAACTCCCGGACAGAGGGGTTCGGAGCCGAGGTGAAACGACGGATCATGCTCGGAACCTATGTGCTTTCCGCGGGTTATTACGATACCTACTACAAGAAGGCGCAGCAGGTCAGAAGGGTTTTCCTGGACAGTTACAAGAAGGCGCTCGCAAAAGTCGATGTCATTGCCGGTCCGACGTCGCCATATCCGCCGTTCGGTCTCGGCGACAAAACCGGCAATCCGCTCGATATGTACCTGGCGGATGTATTCACCGTGCCGGCGAGCATTGCGGGAATTCCGGCGCTGAGCGTGCCTGCGGGATTCGACAGCTCCGGGCTTCCCGTCGGGCTCCAGCTCGCGGGGGATTTCTTCAGCGAAGGCAGGCTTCTCGGTGTCGCGAGACACATACAGGGCACCCTGTGA
- the sucD gene encoding succinate--CoA ligase subunit alpha, translated as MSVLVNKETRLVVQGITGGEGTFHTSQILEYGTNVVAGVTPGKGGLQYGGNDRDGFCRPVPVYNTVKEAVEEAGANASVIFVPAPFAADAIMEAAEAGLKIIICITEGIPVNDMMKAYDYVREKGAVLVGPNCPGVITPGEAKVGIMPGFIHKKGSIGVVSRSGTLTYEAVHQLTSVGLGQSTCIGIGGDPIIGTRFIDAIKMFSRDDETEGLVMIGEIGGSAEEEAAEYIRKHFRKPVVGFIAGRTAPPGRRMGHAGAIVSGGKGTADDKIMAMEKAGIHVVENPADIGETMLRALGRA; from the coding sequence ATGAGTGTATTAGTCAATAAAGAGACGCGTCTGGTCGTTCAGGGCATTACCGGCGGGGAGGGAACCTTCCATACTTCGCAGATTCTCGAATATGGAACCAACGTGGTCGCCGGCGTCACGCCCGGCAAGGGCGGTCTTCAGTACGGGGGCAACGATCGCGACGGGTTCTGCAGGCCGGTTCCCGTATACAATACCGTAAAGGAAGCCGTCGAGGAGGCCGGAGCCAACGCATCGGTCATTTTCGTTCCCGCGCCGTTCGCCGCCGACGCGATCATGGAAGCGGCCGAAGCCGGATTGAAGATCATCATCTGCATCACCGAGGGCATTCCGGTCAACGACATGATGAAGGCCTACGATTACGTGCGGGAAAAAGGCGCGGTGCTTGTCGGGCCGAACTGTCCGGGAGTCATTACTCCCGGCGAGGCGAAAGTCGGCATCATGCCCGGATTCATTCACAAAAAGGGAAGTATCGGGGTCGTTTCGAGAAGCGGCACCCTTACCTATGAAGCAGTGCATCAGCTTACCAGCGTCGGTCTCGGCCAGTCGACCTGTATCGGCATAGGCGGGGATCCGATCATCGGAACCCGTTTTATCGACGCGATCAAGATGTTCTCCAGGGACGATGAAACCGAGGGCCTCGTCATGATCGGCGAGATCGGCGGCAGCGCCGAAGAGGAGGCCGCCGAATACATCCGGAAGCATTTCAGGAAACCGGTCGTCGGTTTTATCGCCGGACGCACCGCTCCTCCGGGACGCAGGATGGGTCATGCCGGAGCGATCGTTTCGGGCGGCAAGGGAACCGCCGACGACAAGATCATGGCGATGGAAAAAGCAGGGATCCACGTTGTCGAAAATCCGGCGGATATCGGGGAAACCATGCTCAGGGCGCTTGGCAGGGCCTGA
- a CDS encoding KpsF/GutQ family sugar-phosphate isomerase, translating into MSQPSDNERILEAGKDILLQEAASVTRVANMLNHRFCDAVESLAACKGKVIISGMGKSGIIGQKIAATLSSTGTTALFMHPAEAAHGDLGVVCENDVVIGLSKSGMTEELNFILPPLKKIGVTIISLTGNTRSYLAEHSDIVLDVSVEQEACPFDLAPTASTTAMLAMGDALAICLMREKRFTHHDFAMTHPKGSLGRRLTMKVADIMAPSDSVPLVGEDAPLTELVIEMTSKRFGGSGIVDERGKLKGIFTDGDLRRLVQQSSGFPGMKAREVMRENPKTVSPDTLAKECLELLETYRITLLFVCDDENRPVGIVHIHDIVTLGL; encoded by the coding sequence ATGAGCCAACCCAGCGACAATGAACGAATTCTCGAAGCAGGAAAAGACATTCTCCTCCAGGAGGCCGCATCGGTCACCCGGGTTGCGAACATGTTGAATCACCGTTTCTGCGACGCCGTCGAATCCCTTGCGGCATGCAAGGGCAAGGTCATCATCTCCGGCATGGGAAAGTCGGGCATCATAGGCCAGAAAATAGCCGCGACACTTTCCTCGACCGGTACCACCGCCCTGTTCATGCATCCCGCCGAAGCCGCGCACGGCGATCTCGGCGTCGTCTGCGAAAACGACGTCGTCATCGGCCTGTCGAAGAGCGGCATGACCGAGGAACTGAACTTCATTCTGCCGCCCCTGAAAAAAATAGGCGTTACGATCATCTCCTTAACCGGCAACACGCGATCCTATCTCGCCGAGCATTCGGATATAGTGCTCGATGTAAGCGTGGAGCAGGAAGCCTGTCCGTTCGACCTGGCGCCCACGGCATCGACGACAGCCATGTTAGCGATGGGCGACGCGCTGGCGATCTGCCTCATGCGGGAAAAACGGTTTACCCACCACGATTTTGCCATGACGCACCCCAAGGGGTCTCTCGGCAGAAGATTGACGATGAAAGTCGCTGATATCATGGCCCCTTCCGATTCGGTCCCCCTCGTCGGTGAGGATGCGCCGCTCACCGAGCTGGTCATCGAGATGACGTCCAAGCGGTTTGGCGGCAGCGGCATCGTCGACGAACGCGGAAAGCTGAAGGGTATATTCACGGACGGCGACCTCCGCAGGCTGGTTCAGCAATCGTCGGGCTTTCCCGGCATGAAAGCCCGGGAAGTCATGCGCGAAAATCCCAAAACGGTCTCGCCTGACACTCTCGCCAAAGAGTGCCTGGAGCTGCTTGAGACATACAGAATCACGCTGCTTTTTGTCTGTGACGACGAAAACAGGCCCGTAGGAATCGTTCACATCCACGATATCGTGACCCTGGGACTCTGA
- a CDS encoding lipopolysaccharide biosynthesis protein produces the protein MLDKLKLLAKDTVVYGASSILARGLNYLLVPLYANLLTTFENGVQALVYANIALANVLFAYGMETSYLKVASTSIRSGKDSSGSFSTSVIALFLSSTLFTAGIIVFAPSIATLVGLSPLQQDFIRYAAVILWLDAMLVIPFADLRLKRRALRFAAARVLGVVVVVASAVLFIVRFKAGLHGAFLANIAGSLFSLLIVLPVFGQFRISFSAAQFRELLRIGLPLVPTGIAGLLIHLIDRNILIRMPQADIDRLYGQGYAPSDIVGIYGRVAAFGILLQLFIQVFRFAWQPFFLQHADDPNAKRLFRSVLSISTVFTMTVALCGVFFVPDIVQHHFFGCFYILPPAYWMGLTILPWIFCSYIFDMISTNLTAGILITGTTRYLPVVTFAGALVTTVICFWLVPVSGMEGAAVAILAGTAVMSGFMGYYSLKVYPNSYDWGRLGILFAAGVFAAFIPFWSGMESNIIVKSVLTLLYVAVVGIVFGRETRYALSVIVRKRQPE, from the coding sequence ATGCTCGACAAGCTTAAACTTCTTGCGAAAGATACCGTTGTCTATGGCGCCAGTTCGATTCTCGCTCGTGGCCTGAACTATCTGCTGGTTCCGCTCTACGCGAATCTTCTCACGACGTTCGAAAACGGCGTGCAGGCGCTTGTCTATGCCAACATAGCCCTTGCCAACGTCCTGTTCGCATACGGAATGGAGACCTCGTACCTGAAAGTCGCTTCCACGTCGATACGTTCGGGAAAGGACAGTTCAGGCAGTTTTTCTACTTCGGTGATCGCCCTGTTTCTCAGTTCAACTCTTTTCACGGCCGGCATCATCGTTTTCGCGCCGTCGATAGCGACGCTTGTCGGGCTCTCGCCCTTGCAGCAGGATTTTATCCGTTACGCGGCTGTCATCCTGTGGCTCGATGCCATGCTCGTGATTCCGTTCGCGGACCTGCGCCTGAAGCGCAGGGCTCTGCGTTTCGCCGCGGCCAGGGTACTCGGCGTCGTGGTTGTCGTGGCTTCCGCGGTGCTGTTTATCGTTCGCTTCAAGGCCGGCTTGCATGGCGCGTTTCTCGCCAATATCGCCGGTTCGCTCTTCAGCCTGTTGATCGTGCTTCCGGTTTTCGGCCAGTTCCGGATCAGCTTTTCGGCAGCGCAGTTCCGGGAGCTTCTCAGGATCGGCTTGCCGTTAGTGCCGACAGGCATAGCCGGTCTGCTTATTCATCTCATCGACCGCAATATTCTTATTCGCATGCCGCAGGCCGACATAGATCGCCTCTACGGACAGGGATACGCGCCGTCCGATATCGTCGGAATCTACGGCAGGGTCGCCGCGTTCGGGATTCTGCTGCAACTCTTCATCCAGGTTTTTCGCTTCGCCTGGCAGCCGTTTTTCCTGCAGCATGCGGACGATCCGAATGCTAAAAGGCTTTTCCGCTCAGTCCTGAGCATTTCGACGGTGTTCACCATGACGGTGGCCCTGTGCGGCGTGTTTTTCGTGCCCGACATCGTTCAGCATCACTTCTTCGGCTGTTTCTACATTCTTCCCCCGGCCTACTGGATGGGGTTGACGATTCTTCCCTGGATATTCTGCAGTTACATTTTTGACATGATCTCTACAAACCTTACGGCGGGCATACTGATAACCGGAACGACCCGTTATCTGCCGGTCGTTACATTTGCAGGCGCGCTGGTCACGACGGTCATCTGCTTCTGGCTTGTGCCGGTTTCGGGCATGGAGGGCGCGGCCGTGGCAATTCTCGCCGGAACGGCTGTCATGAGCGGCTTCATGGGGTATTATTCACTGAAAGTCTATCCGAACAGCTATGACTGGGGACGGCTGGGGATTCTCTTTGCCGCGGGGGTCTTCGCGGCGTTCATCCCTTTCTGGTCAGGGATGGAAAGCAATATTATCGTCAAGTCCGTCCTGACTCTGCTCTACGTCGCGGTTGTCGGCATCGTGTTCGGGCGGGAAACCCGTTACGCACTTTCAGTCATTGTCAGAAAACGGCAACCAGAATGA